In the genome of Zygosaccharomyces rouxii strain CBS732 chromosome G complete sequence, the window TAACTCTTTTTATCGGATTACCCATAACCATTGGTTTATTGACACCATTAGAGGACCCAAGTGCATCAGACAAGTATTTAATAAGCTACGTAACGCCAGAGTATTGGCAAATAGCTATAAGGAACAATGCAAGTGCACTTGCCGAGGGCTATACATTGGAAATTGGTGATGGATTGTCATGTTACGTACGGCAACAGGGGTCTAATGATACATCTAGTGTGAAGAGACATAGAAGTGAActagaatttgaaaaactgcTGGAAGATAATTTACAAAGAGGAGTGGATATTattcttgatgaaatcaaGGAATGTATTAGGTTTATGAGTGGATTCTGGACTTACGATTATTGTCCCAAGATTGGTCTTTCACAATTCCACGATAATCCGCAAAATACGCTGTCCTATGTTTTAggtaaattgaaagaatctaACCAAGATAGAGAATTCCAACTTCTTTATAACAATTTCGATTATTATATCAGTGAAATAGTGGGATCTGGTGATGTGTGTGACGTAACGGGGAATCCTAGAGTCGTGGAGATCCAATACGTATGTGGGACTGCCGCTCGTTCTGCAACTATTCAATGGATAAAAGAAGTTAAGACTTGTTATTATGAAGTACAAATTGTAGTGCCAAAATTATGTGAATTGGAACTTTTATCAAGTaatgaagataaaaaaatgtCTAACCCAGTGTTATGTGTCGATCAAAAACCGCCTGGAGGGACAGTAGATCTACTAGGTAAATATGAACCTATTTTTGTGGGCAGCGATTTCTATCTATTAGATCCACAAACTGGATCTACTGatgatcaaagaaaagttCTTTTGTATTCTGGTAAACATAAGGTAAAGGATGGATTTGTTGAGAGTGATGCGGAACTTTATGAAAATATTGGCAGTGCATTTAGTAGGATGTTATACCAACAATTGCTCATGCCGCCGGGCGAACCTGCTTATGAAACGGGAGATGAAATTTCGTGGATCTCTGATGTAGTCGATTTACGTGGCAATTATTTGACAAGACTTCAGTTTAACTTAAGTTCAAATGCCTTAGCAGATATCTCTTTGTCTAGTGGGATTGAGTTCCCAGAATCAGGGAATCTTTTATATCATAGACAAGGAGTTGCTCAGGATAAGAAGAACAataaattaaaaaattcCCATTCTGAATCTCAagtagaaaaattgaaaaactcAAGAGAAACAGATAAAGATGTGAAATTGTTGGTCATGGATAGTACCAATGGAGCACctcaatttcttgatatGAGTGACGCTGAGGATCTTTTTGAGCATATATTAACTCCCGAGCAGCTTGAAGCAGTATTTAAAGAGCAAGGTGTCCTTGGAGAGTTTGAAACTCTTGAAGATATTGCAAAATATGTTGGTACAacagaagaacaagatgacGAAATTCAATTCGCCTTCAACGCTCCTCGAGATGAACTTAGACAGGCAGGTACTACTGAAGTTCATAACCAGGGACCAGAAATTGAGGCATCTAAGGACCTTCAAGAAATAGAATCTGGCGGTGGTCAAGTTCAACATGATACCAATTTGCAAGATGATAGACAGGAAATTTCAGCTGCAACTCACCCCTCACAAGAAGACCATGAATTACAGAGTGAAGCAAGGAATAAAAAGGAGCAAGAATCACAGAACGAACCTCATGACTCAGGAAAGCATTTACATGATGAGTTGTAGCTGTATCTATTTAATTAAGATTAGATATTGTAATTAAAGGtaatttttatttcatcTTTTCGTTTCAGGTTTAACATCAAATTAACGTTAGTCATTTTCTTGGTCCAACCTTGGTAAGCTCAAATTAAATGAACTGCCCCTTGGTGTATCCATTTCAGATGTAGGTACTTTTTGTGGCGTATTCAAGGAAGAAGTCATCCCTGCCGATGTGGGTGGTTTCTCTTCGTTGTCGTCACTCTCTGGTAGAACAAACATATCACCAACAACCTTTTTCTTGTTGGGAACTGTTATTTTACCAGTGGGTGGCACTCTCGGTTTTGATCCAGCTTTAGCCTTGAAAACcatatcttcatcttctaataaGGCGTCTTGATTCTCCTCAGCTCCATTTACTGCCTGATCTGGTTGATCAGTACTAACATTCTTGGAACTCTTTGAGCGGTAAGTCTTCGAACGTTCTAAAGAGTTGATTAATAGTGGGTAGAGGGTTTTCATGCGAACTTTATCGTCCACATCTTgtttatccaattttttgtaaACGACACTgtcaaattcttctggttGTATCTTTTTGACTTGAACTTTATCTTCGGAGTCAGTAgcttgaaattggaaagttaATAGATGCAAGGGGACTGCAGAGCTGAGAACACCAAATTCCCTTTCCAGACCAAGCTCTCTGaatccaaagaaatctTCGCCAGTGATCTCGCTCGCAAAATCACCAGTAACAAAACTTTGgctttcatcatcaaaattaCGTTCGGAAAGTTCTTGCAACGTAGGTCTTAATAGATCTCTCAAGAAAGTCTCTAATTTTCCCTTAACATCTGTCAATTTCTTAGTTTTCTTCGTAAATTCGGCTTCCATGTAGGAATAAAGATCGTCGGGTTTGTTAATACCATTTTCTAACAAACTCATATGCAGGATTTCTCTTGAGTTCGTATGGCTCAAAGAATTGCTTTCATGATGCACTTTAATACTCTTTATCAAATTCGATAAATAATCACCAGAAATCTCTGTGAGCATGCTGATCGCTGATGGTTGGGTCGTTTCAAAACCATTGGACATTGCAATTTTTCCTATATTCTTGTACATTAGCTTCCACATGAGCGCTTTGTTAGCTTTATAATCATGAGTCGGTAGCTGGGAAACAGGATCCAGGTCTATTGAATCGTTTATGACATTGTATTTGTACTGATGACTATTGGCAtattgatttggatttacATTTGCCCTAGAGCTTTGAGAGTATGAGGGATTTTGAAGCAGCCTGATTAATGAGATTTTATGGCAGATATGTCTTATCTGTTGTATTAGTTCAATATTGCGATTCATCTTGGGTGTTAATCCTTTATCGCGATTTGAGAAGAATATACTAGGCTTTTGATGTTCGTTCTCCAGCATTCTTTTGGTCCAtgcatcttcctctttgTCTAAGAGGGTCGAATCAACACCAGAGTATGCCAATGCTGGTAAACAATTCATGCTATCATATTCTTGGAGAAACATGTCATTGTCTAAGTCTAATTCGTTAGATTCCTTATCAATAGGGTCATTACCATCAAGGGGATTGTCTTGTAAAGGAAGTTGgtcttcatcctcttgtTTGACAACGGTACgaaatccatttttcatAATTGATTCTTGCTCTATTTGCTTCCTCTGTAGCTCGAGCTCCTTCTGCTCTTGGTACTCAGAATAAAGCTGCTTGAATgatttcatcttttgaGGGTCTTTCAAAAAGGCGTTAGACTCGTTGTTAAGCTTCCCGTCCTTAAAATATTGTGATCTTTTCATACAGATCTCAGCGCGAACTTTGGCAGTGAGTGATTTCCAAACGGATATTTCCACATCATCTCTGTCATCATCCTTTTCGACAAGGTATGCTTGTGAATCTGCAgtttcatcttcatcttcctcctcatcttcttcttcattttctaCTTCGGCCTGATTATTTTCAGTAGCCCTTTCGACAAGgttttgttcttcagtATTGCCAGCTTCATTGCTATCAGCTTGCTCAGTGGTGCCCTTGTCTGCTTCTGTGGGTTGCTTCTTTGCCTCTCCATCCACAGCTTGCTTTTCTTCAGCATTTgtatcttcttcctcttgtttAACTTGCCCTTTTTGTGCAGTTTCTACGTGCCCTTTTGCTGCAAATTCCGCAggtaaattttcatcaccacctCCGCCATCTTGACTCTTATGGGCCTTTGCAGGCTTATGAGCTCCCATGTTCAAACCTTTTCTACCTGAACCTgctacttcttcttcttcttcttcttcgtaGTCCTTATCCTTTTCcatctcttcaaattcctTCTCTACATCTACACGGTTCCTTATAACAATGTTCGGTATGAGTGGTATAAGTTgcattgattttttctGCATGGCTATAGCATGTCCTCTCAAGAAATGTGAAGGATCAGAGTTGTATgtcaaacaatttttccaaatgagCATGATATCATCAACAAATTCCTGTTTTGAATTATATTGGAAggttttcaatttctttaaaactGTGTTAAGATCCATGGAttttttgataatttgatGGTAATTGGGAGCCTCCCTTTTGCTCACTTTGTTTAAAAAGGGTGTAGAATGTTCTGTATAGTTCCTCAATTCAAGAACGACTTTTTCGCATGCTTCATATAGCTCCTCTTggccaattctttcatcgGATGCCCATTTAGATC includes:
- the YOS9 gene encoding Yos9p (weakly similar to uniprot|Q04313 Saccharomyces cerevisiae YDR057W YOS9 Glycoprotein of the ER membrane involved in ER-to-Golgi transport of glycosylphosphatidylinositol (GPI)-anchored proteins); its protein translation is MWVNSWLLTLFIGLPITIGLLTPLEDPSASDKYLISYVTPEYWQIAIRNNASALAEGYTLEIGDGLSCYVRQQGSNDTSSVKRHRSELEFEKLLEDNLQRGVDIILDEIKECIRFMSGFWTYDYCPKIGLSQFHDNPQNTLSYVLGKLKESNQDREFQLLYNNFDYYISEIVGSGDVCDVTGNPRVVEIQYVCGTAARSATIQWIKEVKTCYYEVQIVVPKLCELELLSSNEDKKMSNPVLCVDQKPPGGTVDLLGKYEPIFVGSDFYLLDPQTGSTDDQRKVLLYSGKHKVKDGFVESDAELYENIGSAFSRMLYQQLLMPPGEPAYETGDEISWISDVVDLRGNYLTRLQFNLSSNALADISLSSGIEFPESGNLLYHRQGVAQDKKNNKLKNSHSESQVEKLKNSRETDKDVKLLVMDSTNGAPQFLDMSDAEDLFEHILTPEQLEAVFKEQGVLGEFETLEDIAKYVGTTEEQDDEIQFAFNAPRDELRQAGTTEVHNQGPEIEASKDLQEIESGGGQVQHDTNLQDDRQEISAATHPSQEDHELQSEARNKKEQESQNEPHDSGKHLHDEL
- the SPT7 gene encoding SAGA histone acetyltransferase complex subunit SPT7 (similar to uniprot|P35177 Saccharomyces cerevisiae YBR081C SPT7 Subunit of the SAGA transcriptional regulatory complex involved in proper assembly of the complex also present as a C-terminally truncated form in the SLIK/SALSA transcriptional regulatory complex); its protein translation is MGKMNGKIPIINYQRTSTRPLLQLTEKLNNEQFFDSYLTSQQQIVLDTLLSIPDPDTKLKVWHELMHGNATLDVEKVELAENPVNEGSEQDGKQNNQNDDEAMGVIEKNKDTNTENENNEGGGVTDMRNNEEEEEEEDFSQLDLENFKQQIIGSEFIGNLSLKIRYVLWQCAIDSMYMDEADEHNDKGEDILDYVLLDDSAPKEDPEGNDQSQVRTAAAEAHEEDENYDDDDDDYDGEKKAKDQQSGSDLRNTVEIRTGENNRMVIISKISKDVLSKLRTNNVEKIMKNCNKIYHNFEHDKETMLKRLKLEETDELLDPTKKRTHSDIEGMEDDETGNTTTNGTNEGTASSTEENVQDGKRPRRDSMNLPVNLGAANLSLKHLLSSIQENKPKLKITDYELKHLIMDVRKNRSKWASDERIGQEELYEACEKVVLELRNYTEHSTPFLNKVSKREAPNYHQIIKKSMDLNTVLKKLKTFQYNSKQEFVDDIMLIWKNCLTYNSDPSHFLRGHAIAMQKKSMQLIPLIPNIVIRNRVDVEKEFEEMEKDKDYEEEEEEEVAGSGRKGLNMGAHKPAKAHKSQDGGGGDENLPAEFAAKGHVETAQKGQVKQEEEDTNAEEKQAVDGEAKKQPTEADKGTTEQADSNEAGNTEEQNLVERATENNQAEVENEEEDEEEDEDETADSQAYLVEKDDDRDDVEISVWKSLTAKVRAEICMKRSQYFKDGKLNNESNAFLKDPQKMKSFKQLYSEYQEQKELELQRKQIEQESIMKNGFRTVVKQEDEDQLPLQDNPLDGNDPIDKESNELDLDNDMFLQEYDSMNCLPALAYSGVDSTLLDKEEDAWTKRMLENEHQKPSIFFSNRDKGLTPKMNRNIELIQQIRHICHKISLIRLLQNPSYSQSSRANVNPNQYANSHQYKYNVINDSIDLDPVSQLPTHDYKANKALMWKLMYKNIGKIAMSNGFETTQPSAISMLTEISGDYLSNLIKSIKVHHESNSLSHTNSREILHMSLLENGINKPDDLYSYMEAEFTKKTKKLTDVKGKLETFLRDLLRPTLQELSERNFDDESQSFVTGDFASEITGEDFFGFRELGLEREFGVLSSAVPLHLLTFQFQATDSEDKVQVKKIQPEEFDSVVYKKLDKQDVDDKVRMKTLYPLLINSLERSKTYRSKSSKNVSTDQPDQAVNGAEENQDALLEDEDMVFKAKAGSKPRVPPTGKITVPNKKKVVGDMFVLPESDDNEEKPPTSAGMTSSLNTPQKVPTSEMDTPRGSSFNLSLPRLDQEND